In the genome of Longimicrobium sp., the window GTGGTGGGACAGGCCTCCACCGGCGAGGAGGGCATCGAGAAGACGCGCCTGCTGCGCCCCGACGTGGTGGTGATGGACCTGGCCATGCCGGGGATCGGCGGGCTCGAGGCCACTCGCAAGATCGGCGAGCTGGGGCTGGGCGCGCGGGTGCTGGTGCTCACCAGCCAGGCCGAGGAGGAGTACCTG includes:
- a CDS encoding response regulator transcription factor; translated protein: MAEKKIRILLVDDHPVLRSGLDALLALEPDMEVVGQASTGEEGIEKTRLLRPDVVVMDLAMPGIGGLEATRKIGELGLGARVLVLTSQAEEEYL